Proteins encoded within one genomic window of Esox lucius isolate fEsoLuc1 chromosome 12, fEsoLuc1.pri, whole genome shotgun sequence:
- the lrif1 gene encoding ligand-dependent nuclear receptor-interacting factor 1 isoform X2, whose product MSNLKQVSYNNQGKTTASQGAGLSGTGVFYQAMPAVGTDGRNVMKLIPVQKVNGQFVRLPTNTIKGTEHQGDLTLNLSSMSKGNTPTSGSTARGQFRNKSPTPQILSTSPKPPSLTTGIYPSVRIHTPIVTSKLTQQTGPLTSPELTCKKTLGVTLKKQLPVTVKSPVLPNGQYLQIPPNAQVKTLPASALPPAIKRQIFTSSMTCVSKSPMVLYVSPVQTMKQGGTPLCSTSQKAVLSLSRIQGSSGQTVSTCSTQCSTTSKDSRPPVTPIKWVIEEADGSPAPCLVPVKSTSVTSEILKTLAKMENAQKTGENPPKMSLSTQESETKIGQAKDNALVMYNGKVYFVAKKTPELCNRPSEPLEGSRNVGDSSTHTTESLGFNQKILPPSIPPTSSFGSQLSSATRRDPNHIVIPDDIIDLCDDDPQDDLTCQAVSTKDITEQSFTRSEVDEDEDSNVIFVSYLPPKKVSKVGEDKVVTHMLDDLETEQEVFQCNLNNLVEDSQNKVSVVSAERCRSVGKAQEIAGCQRTAAVQELISHQQNIIATGLKNIKGDATSLERGSSQPSGSNQEMVNVQSDATDQGIRNNSAATQENIPGNTSLQLEMEALKEKSSSDFIHEQRRSMLNQDSLKTCDRLLKQMFGIKSDVKICLERVDAKPLAIPKVFPWIGTTNKRTIEAIRKLLQGSKIVVKKREHKETELHATKNNDSFVKDAKIQKIEKVEKASENLGKSLNCPQLDMQLHSSPTPQLDMQILISPTPQLDLQVLTNPTPQQDMDVLTNPTPQQDMDVLTNPAPQQDMDVLTNPAPQQDMDVLINPTTQQDMDVLINPTPQQDMDVLTNPTPQQDMDVLTNPAPQLERQHLTSMSPQLDMLSDAEQIFGYEEPTVSELISNTIKEVSSKPLTDHHPVHISKRSSNTPVPSIHTETNIEAMDSLPGLCCSTANNIKTNSRRRGKGRRCTACPCGVIGTLVPEKAMCSLSTSHEDPGSFKPVKQKGRKSIKFQIEDKESPSVEVQFPSTVTKHGSSTAGEIPMNYFCSAAPMDPEEIKRYEKIKRLKELLKEKEAALAMIRKNMG is encoded by the exons tgggacaggtgtcttttaccaAGCCATGCCAGCTGTGGGAACTGATGGGAGAAATGTTATGAAACTGATCCCTGTCCAAAAAGTGAATGGGCAGTTTGTTCGATTACCAACAAATACCATAAAGGGCACTGAACATCAAGGAGATTTGACCTTAAATCTGTCATCAATGTCAAAGGGTAATACACCTACTTCGGGGTCCACAGCTAGAGGACAATTTAGGAATAAATCGCCAACTCCTCAAATCCTTAGTACCTCCCCAAAACCTCCCAGTCTGACAACCGGAATATATCCTTCTGTGCGCATCCACACTCCTATAGTAACATCAAAGTTAACCCAACAAACAGGACCCTTGACGTCACCTGAGCTGACCTGCAAGAAGACATTAGGCGTAACACTTAAAAAACAGCTGCCAGTCACTGTGAAATCCCCAGTGCTTCCAAATGGACAGTATCTTCAAATTCCCCCTAATGCTCAAGTCAAAACCCTCCCAGCATCTGCACTCCCCCCAGCTATAAAAAGACAGATATTTACTTCATCAATGACCTGTGTCTCAAAATCACCAATGGTTCTTTATGTGTCCCCTGTCCAAACCATGAAACAAGGTGGTACTCCACTGTGTTCAACATCACAGAAGGCAGTCCTCTCCCTCAGCCGTATCCAAGGGTCATCTGGCCAGACGGTTTCTACATGCTCAACACAGTGTTCAACGACTTCCAAGGATAGCAGACCACCAGTCACTCCTATTAAGTGGGTGATTGAGGAGGCGGATGGCTCACCTGCTCCATGCCTTGTTCCTGTGAAATCCACTTCAGTGACCTCAGAAATTCTGAAAACTCTGGCAAAAATGGAAAACGCCCAAAAAACTGGTGAAAACCCACCAAAAATGTCTTTGTCTACCCAAGAGAGTGAGACAAAAATTGGCCAAGCGAAGGACAATGCCTTGGTGATGTACAATGGGAAGGTGTATTTTGTGGCCAAAAAAACTCCTGAGCTTTGTAACCGACCCTCAGAACCTTTGGAGGGCAGTAGAAATGTGGGTGATTCCTCCACACATACAACTGAAAGTCTTGGATTCAACCAGAAAATCTTACCACCCTCCATACCACCAACCTCCTCATTTGGATCACAATTGTCTAGTGCAACCAGACGAGACCCAAATCACATTGTCATACCAGATGACATAATTGACTTATGTGACGATGACCCCCAGGATGATCTCACATGCCAGGCAGTATCAACAAAGGACATAACAGAGCAATCTTTTACACGGTCTGAAGTTGATGAGGATGAAGACTCCAATGTAATATTTGTATCATACCTTCCACCCAAAAAAGTCTCTAAAGTAGGGGAGGACAAAGTAGTGACTCATATGCTAGATGACTTAGAAACCGAACAAGAAGTGTTCcaatgtaatttgaataacCTGGTAGAGGACAGTCAGAACAAAGTATCCGTTGTTTCAGCAGAAAGGTGTCGGAGCGTTGGCAAGGCACAAGAAATTGCAGGCTGTCAAAGGACTGCAGCAGTTCAAGAATTAATCTCCCATCAGCAAAACATAATTGCTACAGGACTAAAGAATATTAAAGGTGATGCCACCAGCTTGGAAAGGGGAAGCAGTCAGCCCAGTGGCTCTAACCAAGAAATGGTGAATGTCCAGAGTGATGCCACTGACCAGGGAATTCGAAACAACAGTGCTGCCACACAAGAAAATATTCCTGGAAATACCTCTCTTCAGCTAGAAATGGAGGCACTCAAAGAAAAA AGCTCATCAGACTTCATCCACGAGCAGCGAAGATCCATGTTGAACCAGGACTCCCTGAAAACCTGTGATCGCCTGCTGAAACAGATGTTTGGGATCAAATCCGATGTGAaaatatgtttggagagggttgATGCTAAACCTTTGGCTATCCCCAAGGTGTTTCCTTGGATTGGAACAACAAACAAACGTACCATAGAGGCTATTCGCAAACTGTTACAGGGATCCAAAATCGTGGTAAAAAAAAGGGAACATAAGGAAACAGAG CTTCATGCAACTAAGAACAATGATAGTTTTGTAAAAGATgctaaaatacagaaaatagaaaaagttgaaaaagcaTCTGAAAATTTAGGAAAGTCCCTTAATTGTCCTCAGTTGGACATGCAGCTCCACTCTAGTCCAACTCCTCAGCTGGACATGCAGATCCTCATCAGTCCAACTCCTCAGCTAGACCTGCAGGTCCTAACCAACCCAACTCCTCAGCAAGACATGGATGTCCTAACCAACCCAACTCCTCAGCAAGACATGGATGTCCTAACCAATCCAGCTCCTCAGCAAGACATGGATGTCCTAACCAATCCAGCTCCTCAGCAAGACATGGATGTCCTAATCAATCCAACTACTCAGCAAGACATGGATGTCCTAATCAATCCAACTCCTCAGCAAGACATGGATGTCCTAACCAATCCAACTCCACAGCAAGAC ATGGATGTCCTAACTAATCCAGCTCCACAGCTGGAGAGGCAGCACCTCACCAGTATGAGTCCCCAGTTGGACATGTTATCTGATGCTGAACAGATATTTGGCTATGAGGAACCAACGGTCAGTGAATTAATTTCCAACACAATCAAAGAGGTCTCTTCCAAACCTCTAACAGATCACCATCCAGTTCATATTTCAAAAAGAAGCTCAAACACACCGGTTCCATCTatccacacagaaacaaacattgAAGCTATGGATTCTCTGCCTGGGCTCTGCTGTAGCACAGCAAATAATATTAAGACAAACTCTAGAAGAAGGGGAAAAGGGAGAAGATGCACAGCGTGTCCATGTGGGGTGATTGGAACACTAGTGCCAGAAAAAGCAATGTGCTCATTATCCACTTCACATGAGGATCCTGGTTCATTTAAACCAGTGAAACAAAAGGGTAGGAAGTCCATAAAGTTTCAAATAGAAGATAAAGAGTCACCATCTGTGGAAGTGCAGTTTCCTTCAACTGTTACTAAGCATGGAAGTAGTACAGCTGGAGAGATCCCAATGAATTACTTCTGCTCTGCAGCACCCATGGACCCTGAAGAAATCAAGCGATATGAGAAAATCAAACGACTGAAAGAGCTCTTGAAGGAGAAGGAGGCTGCTCTCGCCATGATTAGGAAGAACATGGGCTAA
- the lrif1 gene encoding ligand-dependent nuclear receptor-interacting factor 1 isoform X3 — MTDGIYVSGTGVFYQAMPAVGTDGRNVMKLIPVQKVNGQFVRLPTNTIKGTEHQGDLTLNLSSMSKGNTPTSGSTARGQFRNKSPTPQILSTSPKPPSLTTGIYPSVRIHTPIVTSKLTQQTGPLTSPELTCKKTLGVTLKKQLPVTVKSPVLPNGQYLQIPPNAQVKTLPASALPPAIKRQIFTSSMTCVSKSPMVLYVSPVQTMKQGGTPLCSTSQKAVLSLSRIQGSSGQTVSTCSTQCSTTSKDSRPPVTPIKWVIEEADGSPAPCLVPVKSTSVTSEILKTLAKMENAQKTGENPPKMSLSTQESETKIGQAKDNALVMYNGKVYFVAKKTPELCNRPSEPLEGSRNVGDSSTHTTESLGFNQKILPPSIPPTSSFGSQLSSATRRDPNHIVIPDDIIDLCDDDPQDDLTCQAVSTKDITEQSFTRSEVDEDEDSNVIFVSYLPPKKVSKVGEDKVVTHMLDDLETEQEVFQCNLNNLVEDSQNKVSVVSAERCRSVGKAQEIAGCQRTAAVQELISHQQNIIATGLKNIKGDATSLERGSSQPSGSNQEMVNVQSDATDQGIRNNSAATQENIPGNTSLQLEMEALKEKSSSDFIHEQRRSMLNQDSLKTCDRLLKQMFGIKSDVKICLERVDAKPLAIPKVFPWIGTTNKRTIEAIRKLLQGSKIVVKKREHKETELHATKNNDSFVKDAKIQKIEKVEKASENLGKSLNCPQLDMQLHSSPTPQLDMQILISPTPQLDLQVLTNPTPQQDMDVLTNPTPQQDMDVLTNPAPQQDMDVLTNPAPQQDMDVLINPTTQQDMDVLINPTPQQDMDVLTNPTPQQDMDVLTNPTPQQDMDVLTNPAPQLERQHLTSMSPQLDMLSDAEQIFGYEEPTVSELISNTIKEVSSKPLTDHHPVHISKRSSNTPVPSIHTETNIEAMDSLPGLCCSTANNIKTNSRRRGKGRRCTACPCGVIGTLVPEKAMCSLSTSHEDPGSFKPVKQKGRKSIKFQIEDKESPSVEVQFPSTVTKHGSSTAGEIPMNYFCSAAPMDPEEIKRYEKIKRLKELLKEKEAALAMIRKNMG; from the exons tgggacaggtgtcttttaccaAGCCATGCCAGCTGTGGGAACTGATGGGAGAAATGTTATGAAACTGATCCCTGTCCAAAAAGTGAATGGGCAGTTTGTTCGATTACCAACAAATACCATAAAGGGCACTGAACATCAAGGAGATTTGACCTTAAATCTGTCATCAATGTCAAAGGGTAATACACCTACTTCGGGGTCCACAGCTAGAGGACAATTTAGGAATAAATCGCCAACTCCTCAAATCCTTAGTACCTCCCCAAAACCTCCCAGTCTGACAACCGGAATATATCCTTCTGTGCGCATCCACACTCCTATAGTAACATCAAAGTTAACCCAACAAACAGGACCCTTGACGTCACCTGAGCTGACCTGCAAGAAGACATTAGGCGTAACACTTAAAAAACAGCTGCCAGTCACTGTGAAATCCCCAGTGCTTCCAAATGGACAGTATCTTCAAATTCCCCCTAATGCTCAAGTCAAAACCCTCCCAGCATCTGCACTCCCCCCAGCTATAAAAAGACAGATATTTACTTCATCAATGACCTGTGTCTCAAAATCACCAATGGTTCTTTATGTGTCCCCTGTCCAAACCATGAAACAAGGTGGTACTCCACTGTGTTCAACATCACAGAAGGCAGTCCTCTCCCTCAGCCGTATCCAAGGGTCATCTGGCCAGACGGTTTCTACATGCTCAACACAGTGTTCAACGACTTCCAAGGATAGCAGACCACCAGTCACTCCTATTAAGTGGGTGATTGAGGAGGCGGATGGCTCACCTGCTCCATGCCTTGTTCCTGTGAAATCCACTTCAGTGACCTCAGAAATTCTGAAAACTCTGGCAAAAATGGAAAACGCCCAAAAAACTGGTGAAAACCCACCAAAAATGTCTTTGTCTACCCAAGAGAGTGAGACAAAAATTGGCCAAGCGAAGGACAATGCCTTGGTGATGTACAATGGGAAGGTGTATTTTGTGGCCAAAAAAACTCCTGAGCTTTGTAACCGACCCTCAGAACCTTTGGAGGGCAGTAGAAATGTGGGTGATTCCTCCACACATACAACTGAAAGTCTTGGATTCAACCAGAAAATCTTACCACCCTCCATACCACCAACCTCCTCATTTGGATCACAATTGTCTAGTGCAACCAGACGAGACCCAAATCACATTGTCATACCAGATGACATAATTGACTTATGTGACGATGACCCCCAGGATGATCTCACATGCCAGGCAGTATCAACAAAGGACATAACAGAGCAATCTTTTACACGGTCTGAAGTTGATGAGGATGAAGACTCCAATGTAATATTTGTATCATACCTTCCACCCAAAAAAGTCTCTAAAGTAGGGGAGGACAAAGTAGTGACTCATATGCTAGATGACTTAGAAACCGAACAAGAAGTGTTCcaatgtaatttgaataacCTGGTAGAGGACAGTCAGAACAAAGTATCCGTTGTTTCAGCAGAAAGGTGTCGGAGCGTTGGCAAGGCACAAGAAATTGCAGGCTGTCAAAGGACTGCAGCAGTTCAAGAATTAATCTCCCATCAGCAAAACATAATTGCTACAGGACTAAAGAATATTAAAGGTGATGCCACCAGCTTGGAAAGGGGAAGCAGTCAGCCCAGTGGCTCTAACCAAGAAATGGTGAATGTCCAGAGTGATGCCACTGACCAGGGAATTCGAAACAACAGTGCTGCCACACAAGAAAATATTCCTGGAAATACCTCTCTTCAGCTAGAAATGGAGGCACTCAAAGAAAAA AGCTCATCAGACTTCATCCACGAGCAGCGAAGATCCATGTTGAACCAGGACTCCCTGAAAACCTGTGATCGCCTGCTGAAACAGATGTTTGGGATCAAATCCGATGTGAaaatatgtttggagagggttgATGCTAAACCTTTGGCTATCCCCAAGGTGTTTCCTTGGATTGGAACAACAAACAAACGTACCATAGAGGCTATTCGCAAACTGTTACAGGGATCCAAAATCGTGGTAAAAAAAAGGGAACATAAGGAAACAGAG CTTCATGCAACTAAGAACAATGATAGTTTTGTAAAAGATgctaaaatacagaaaatagaaaaagttgaaaaagcaTCTGAAAATTTAGGAAAGTCCCTTAATTGTCCTCAGTTGGACATGCAGCTCCACTCTAGTCCAACTCCTCAGCTGGACATGCAGATCCTCATCAGTCCAACTCCTCAGCTAGACCTGCAGGTCCTAACCAACCCAACTCCTCAGCAAGACATGGATGTCCTAACCAACCCAACTCCTCAGCAAGACATGGATGTCCTAACCAATCCAGCTCCTCAGCAAGACATGGATGTCCTAACCAATCCAGCTCCTCAGCAAGACATGGATGTCCTAATCAATCCAACTACTCAGCAAGACATGGATGTCCTAATCAATCCAACTCCTCAGCAAGACATGGATGTCCTAACCAATCCAACTCCACAGCAAGACATGGATGTCCTAACCAATCCAACTCCACAGCAAGACATGGATGTCCTAACTAATCCAGCTCCACAGCTGGAGAGGCAGCACCTCACCAGTATGAGTCCCCAGTTGGACATGTTATCTGATGCTGAACAGATATTTGGCTATGAGGAACCAACGGTCAGTGAATTAATTTCCAACACAATCAAAGAGGTCTCTTCCAAACCTCTAACAGATCACCATCCAGTTCATATTTCAAAAAGAAGCTCAAACACACCGGTTCCATCTatccacacagaaacaaacattgAAGCTATGGATTCTCTGCCTGGGCTCTGCTGTAGCACAGCAAATAATATTAAGACAAACTCTAGAAGAAGGGGAAAAGGGAGAAGATGCACAGCGTGTCCATGTGGGGTGATTGGAACACTAGTGCCAGAAAAAGCAATGTGCTCATTATCCACTTCACATGAGGATCCTGGTTCATTTAAACCAGTGAAACAAAAGGGTAGGAAGTCCATAAAGTTTCAAATAGAAGATAAAGAGTCACCATCTGTGGAAGTGCAGTTTCCTTCAACTGTTACTAAGCATGGAAGTAGTACAGCTGGAGAGATCCCAATGAATTACTTCTGCTCTGCAGCACCCATGGACCCTGAAGAAATCAAGCGATATGAGAAAATCAAACGACTGAAAGAGCTCTTGAAGGAGAAGGAGGCTGCTCTCGCCATGATTAGGAAGAACATGGGCTAA
- the si:dkeyp-110g5.4 gene encoding uncharacterized protein si:dkeyp-110g5.4 yields the protein MHDIVILQNFEIYIPKEAEVKTTLIHTLPNSVLRRMGVPCSQGNRATRGSSLLATWISPVVLRERSSPVSPTENTVKQNLASLVSKEAQGPFLMPFVSSSYTAFKVLTEFLPSRQNLRQGTRTQDAPLPQGHPPSPPQDTIIIHHGRIFLSFTKAKTVRGKRQHGPDLKKSLPFEEPPQTTQAEMIYLSPARKRPMKHQGEKELLQSFGLTHQVQVELSRISPGDLERQQAVEQCLSAEEAVITKQNQVVRKLLNANKLSMAIPGRCLEQEEFMTQEHKSLIDSNTSDQQPCSSVELLSGDGITSEVDDDDDDQEENRDEESGHNFKSVKRQQVKAEDQSKNEKEVGEKGQATHGEEPDVGGLSSDMTDALIDTSVPPEAGNAEESMDIQVCATDKVAECPVIQSLSSTQIQFHGFDFEQSARKERINRIRAKLREREAALNNLRPPS from the exons ATGCACGATATAGTCATTCTGCAGAACTTTGAGATCTACATCCCTAAAGAAGCAGAGGTGAAAACCACCCTCATTCACACCCTGCCAAACAGCGTATTGAGAAGGATGGGGGTGCCCTGCTCTCAAGGTAACAGAGCAACAAGAGGGTCCTCGCTTTTGGCCACATGGATCTCTCCAGTGGTCCTCAGAGAGAGATCTTCACCCGTCAGCCccacagaaaacacagtcaAGCAGAACCTGGCATCTCTGGTGTCCAAGGAAGCCCAGGGTCCCTTCTTGATGCCGTTCGTCTCCTCCAGCTACACTGCCTTCAAGGTCCTTACAGAGTTCCTGCCCTCCAGACAGAACCTGCGGCAGGGTACTCGCACTCAGGACGCCCCCCTTCCTCAAGGCCatcccccatcccccccccaggacaccatcatTATCCACCATGGGAGGATCTTCCTGTCATTCACAAAGGCAAAAACTGTCAGAGGAAAGAGGCAGCATGGCCCTGACCTGAAAAAATCATTGCCCTTTGAGGAGCCTCCACAGACCACACAGGCAGAAATGATTTACCTTTCTCCTGCCAGAAAGAGACCAATGAAA CATCAAGGTGAAAAAGAATTGCTGCAGAGCTTTGGTCTGACCCACCAAGTCCAGGTGGAGTTGTCCAGAATCTCTCCGGGGGACCTTGAGCGACAGCAGGCAGTTGAACAGTGTCTCTCTGCAGAAGAAGCTGTAATCACAAAGCAA AATCAAGTGGTACGAAAGTTATTGAATGCCAACAAGTTATCAATGGCGATACCGGGCAGATGTCTTGAACAGGAGGAGTTCATGACCCAGGAACACAAGTCTCTGATTGATTCAAATACAAGCGATCAGCAACCTTGCTCAAGTGTAGAGTTATTGTCCGGAGATGGGATTACCAGTGaggtagatgatgatgatgatgatcaggAGGAGAATCGTGATGAAGAGAGTGGTCACAATTTCAAAAGTGTCAAACGACAACAAGTTAAGGCAGAAGACCAAAGTAAGAATGAAAAAGAGGTTGGGGAAAAGGGCCAAGCCACCCATGGGGAAGAGCCAGATGTGGGAGGCCTTTCCTCGGATATGACTGATGCTTTGATTGATACATCGGTTCCACCAGAGGCCGGCAATGCAGAGGAAAGCATGGACATTCAGGTTTGTGCCACTGACAAGGTGGCTGAGTGCCCAGTCATacagtctctctcctccacccaaaTACAGTTCCACGGCTTTGACTTTGAGCAGTCTGCACGCAAGGAGAGAATCAACCGCATCCGGGCCaaactgagagagagggaggctgcTCTTAACAATTTACGCCCACCAAGTTGA
- the lrif1 gene encoding ligand-dependent nuclear receptor-interacting factor 1 isoform X1, giving the protein MSNLKQVSYNNQGKTTASQGAGLSGTGVFYQAMPAVGTDGRNVMKLIPVQKVNGQFVRLPTNTIKGTEHQGDLTLNLSSMSKGNTPTSGSTARGQFRNKSPTPQILSTSPKPPSLTTGIYPSVRIHTPIVTSKLTQQTGPLTSPELTCKKTLGVTLKKQLPVTVKSPVLPNGQYLQIPPNAQVKTLPASALPPAIKRQIFTSSMTCVSKSPMVLYVSPVQTMKQGGTPLCSTSQKAVLSLSRIQGSSGQTVSTCSTQCSTTSKDSRPPVTPIKWVIEEADGSPAPCLVPVKSTSVTSEILKTLAKMENAQKTGENPPKMSLSTQESETKIGQAKDNALVMYNGKVYFVAKKTPELCNRPSEPLEGSRNVGDSSTHTTESLGFNQKILPPSIPPTSSFGSQLSSATRRDPNHIVIPDDIIDLCDDDPQDDLTCQAVSTKDITEQSFTRSEVDEDEDSNVIFVSYLPPKKVSKVGEDKVVTHMLDDLETEQEVFQCNLNNLVEDSQNKVSVVSAERCRSVGKAQEIAGCQRTAAVQELISHQQNIIATGLKNIKGDATSLERGSSQPSGSNQEMVNVQSDATDQGIRNNSAATQENIPGNTSLQLEMEALKEKSSSDFIHEQRRSMLNQDSLKTCDRLLKQMFGIKSDVKICLERVDAKPLAIPKVFPWIGTTNKRTIEAIRKLLQGSKIVVKKREHKETELHATKNNDSFVKDAKIQKIEKVEKASENLGKSLNCPQLDMQLHSSPTPQLDMQILISPTPQLDLQVLTNPTPQQDMDVLTNPTPQQDMDVLTNPAPQQDMDVLTNPAPQQDMDVLINPTTQQDMDVLINPTPQQDMDVLTNPTPQQDMDVLTNPTPQQDMDVLTNPAPQLERQHLTSMSPQLDMLSDAEQIFGYEEPTVSELISNTIKEVSSKPLTDHHPVHISKRSSNTPVPSIHTETNIEAMDSLPGLCCSTANNIKTNSRRRGKGRRCTACPCGVIGTLVPEKAMCSLSTSHEDPGSFKPVKQKGRKSIKFQIEDKESPSVEVQFPSTVTKHGSSTAGEIPMNYFCSAAPMDPEEIKRYEKIKRLKELLKEKEAALAMIRKNMG; this is encoded by the exons tgggacaggtgtcttttaccaAGCCATGCCAGCTGTGGGAACTGATGGGAGAAATGTTATGAAACTGATCCCTGTCCAAAAAGTGAATGGGCAGTTTGTTCGATTACCAACAAATACCATAAAGGGCACTGAACATCAAGGAGATTTGACCTTAAATCTGTCATCAATGTCAAAGGGTAATACACCTACTTCGGGGTCCACAGCTAGAGGACAATTTAGGAATAAATCGCCAACTCCTCAAATCCTTAGTACCTCCCCAAAACCTCCCAGTCTGACAACCGGAATATATCCTTCTGTGCGCATCCACACTCCTATAGTAACATCAAAGTTAACCCAACAAACAGGACCCTTGACGTCACCTGAGCTGACCTGCAAGAAGACATTAGGCGTAACACTTAAAAAACAGCTGCCAGTCACTGTGAAATCCCCAGTGCTTCCAAATGGACAGTATCTTCAAATTCCCCCTAATGCTCAAGTCAAAACCCTCCCAGCATCTGCACTCCCCCCAGCTATAAAAAGACAGATATTTACTTCATCAATGACCTGTGTCTCAAAATCACCAATGGTTCTTTATGTGTCCCCTGTCCAAACCATGAAACAAGGTGGTACTCCACTGTGTTCAACATCACAGAAGGCAGTCCTCTCCCTCAGCCGTATCCAAGGGTCATCTGGCCAGACGGTTTCTACATGCTCAACACAGTGTTCAACGACTTCCAAGGATAGCAGACCACCAGTCACTCCTATTAAGTGGGTGATTGAGGAGGCGGATGGCTCACCTGCTCCATGCCTTGTTCCTGTGAAATCCACTTCAGTGACCTCAGAAATTCTGAAAACTCTGGCAAAAATGGAAAACGCCCAAAAAACTGGTGAAAACCCACCAAAAATGTCTTTGTCTACCCAAGAGAGTGAGACAAAAATTGGCCAAGCGAAGGACAATGCCTTGGTGATGTACAATGGGAAGGTGTATTTTGTGGCCAAAAAAACTCCTGAGCTTTGTAACCGACCCTCAGAACCTTTGGAGGGCAGTAGAAATGTGGGTGATTCCTCCACACATACAACTGAAAGTCTTGGATTCAACCAGAAAATCTTACCACCCTCCATACCACCAACCTCCTCATTTGGATCACAATTGTCTAGTGCAACCAGACGAGACCCAAATCACATTGTCATACCAGATGACATAATTGACTTATGTGACGATGACCCCCAGGATGATCTCACATGCCAGGCAGTATCAACAAAGGACATAACAGAGCAATCTTTTACACGGTCTGAAGTTGATGAGGATGAAGACTCCAATGTAATATTTGTATCATACCTTCCACCCAAAAAAGTCTCTAAAGTAGGGGAGGACAAAGTAGTGACTCATATGCTAGATGACTTAGAAACCGAACAAGAAGTGTTCcaatgtaatttgaataacCTGGTAGAGGACAGTCAGAACAAAGTATCCGTTGTTTCAGCAGAAAGGTGTCGGAGCGTTGGCAAGGCACAAGAAATTGCAGGCTGTCAAAGGACTGCAGCAGTTCAAGAATTAATCTCCCATCAGCAAAACATAATTGCTACAGGACTAAAGAATATTAAAGGTGATGCCACCAGCTTGGAAAGGGGAAGCAGTCAGCCCAGTGGCTCTAACCAAGAAATGGTGAATGTCCAGAGTGATGCCACTGACCAGGGAATTCGAAACAACAGTGCTGCCACACAAGAAAATATTCCTGGAAATACCTCTCTTCAGCTAGAAATGGAGGCACTCAAAGAAAAA AGCTCATCAGACTTCATCCACGAGCAGCGAAGATCCATGTTGAACCAGGACTCCCTGAAAACCTGTGATCGCCTGCTGAAACAGATGTTTGGGATCAAATCCGATGTGAaaatatgtttggagagggttgATGCTAAACCTTTGGCTATCCCCAAGGTGTTTCCTTGGATTGGAACAACAAACAAACGTACCATAGAGGCTATTCGCAAACTGTTACAGGGATCCAAAATCGTGGTAAAAAAAAGGGAACATAAGGAAACAGAG CTTCATGCAACTAAGAACAATGATAGTTTTGTAAAAGATgctaaaatacagaaaatagaaaaagttgaaaaagcaTCTGAAAATTTAGGAAAGTCCCTTAATTGTCCTCAGTTGGACATGCAGCTCCACTCTAGTCCAACTCCTCAGCTGGACATGCAGATCCTCATCAGTCCAACTCCTCAGCTAGACCTGCAGGTCCTAACCAACCCAACTCCTCAGCAAGACATGGATGTCCTAACCAACCCAACTCCTCAGCAAGACATGGATGTCCTAACCAATCCAGCTCCTCAGCAAGACATGGATGTCCTAACCAATCCAGCTCCTCAGCAAGACATGGATGTCCTAATCAATCCAACTACTCAGCAAGACATGGATGTCCTAATCAATCCAACTCCTCAGCAAGACATGGATGTCCTAACCAATCCAACTCCACAGCAAGACATGGATGTCCTAACCAATCCAACTCCACAGCAAGACATGGATGTCCTAACTAATCCAGCTCCACAGCTGGAGAGGCAGCACCTCACCAGTATGAGTCCCCAGTTGGACATGTTATCTGATGCTGAACAGATATTTGGCTATGAGGAACCAACGGTCAGTGAATTAATTTCCAACACAATCAAAGAGGTCTCTTCCAAACCTCTAACAGATCACCATCCAGTTCATATTTCAAAAAGAAGCTCAAACACACCGGTTCCATCTatccacacagaaacaaacattgAAGCTATGGATTCTCTGCCTGGGCTCTGCTGTAGCACAGCAAATAATATTAAGACAAACTCTAGAAGAAGGGGAAAAGGGAGAAGATGCACAGCGTGTCCATGTGGGGTGATTGGAACACTAGTGCCAGAAAAAGCAATGTGCTCATTATCCACTTCACATGAGGATCCTGGTTCATTTAAACCAGTGAAACAAAAGGGTAGGAAGTCCATAAAGTTTCAAATAGAAGATAAAGAGTCACCATCTGTGGAAGTGCAGTTTCCTTCAACTGTTACTAAGCATGGAAGTAGTACAGCTGGAGAGATCCCAATGAATTACTTCTGCTCTGCAGCACCCATGGACCCTGAAGAAATCAAGCGATATGAGAAAATCAAACGACTGAAAGAGCTCTTGAAGGAGAAGGAGGCTGCTCTCGCCATGATTAGGAAGAACATGGGCTAA